In Romboutsia lituseburensis, a genomic segment contains:
- the rsmH gene encoding 16S rRNA (cytosine(1402)-N(4))-methyltransferase RsmH: MEFHHVSVLLNECIDNLNIKPDGVYVDCTMGGAGHSKEIVKRLSDKGLFIGFDQDKNAIATAKERLSEYSDRVKFVHSNFENIKEELAKIGVNKIDGVLADLGVSSHQLDEADRGFSYMQDAPLDMRMDVRCDFSAYDVVNTYSEDELAKIIKDYGEDNWAKRIAKFIVEERKEKPIETTGELVDVIKKAIPKKARIDGPHPAKRTFQAIRIEVNNELGVITNMIDDAVSIMNEGGRVCIITFHSLEDRIVKNEFRDLALDCVCPSHLPICQCDKESLVKVITRKPILPTNEEVEVNPRSRSAKLRVAERI, translated from the coding sequence ATGGAATTTCATCACGTATCAGTACTCTTAAATGAGTGTATAGATAATTTAAATATAAAGCCAGATGGTGTATATGTAGACTGTACAATGGGTGGAGCTGGTCACTCAAAAGAAATAGTAAAGAGATTATCAGATAAAGGATTATTTATCGGATTTGATCAAGATAAAAATGCAATCGCAACAGCTAAAGAAAGATTAAGTGAATACAGTGATAGAGTAAAATTTGTTCATAGTAATTTTGAAAATATAAAAGAAGAACTAGCTAAAATAGGTGTAAATAAAATAGATGGTGTACTTGCTGATTTAGGTGTGTCATCTCATCAATTGGATGAGGCTGATAGAGGTTTTTCTTATATGCAAGATGCACCTCTTGATATGAGAATGGATGTTAGATGTGATTTTTCGGCATATGATGTAGTAAATACCTATAGTGAAGATGAACTTGCAAAAATAATAAAAGATTATGGAGAAGATAACTGGGCAAAGCGAATAGCTAAATTTATAGTAGAAGAAAGAAAAGAAAAGCCTATAGAGACAACTGGGGAGCTTGTAGACGTGATTAAGAAAGCTATACCTAAGAAAGCTAGAATAGATGGACCACATCCAGCTAAAAGAACGTTCCAAGCGATTAGAATAGAAGTTAATAATGAATTAGGTGTAATAACTAATATGATAGATGATGCTGTATCTATAATGAATGAAGGTGGAAGGGTTTGTATAATTACATTCCATTCTTTAGAAGATAGAATAGTAAAAAATGAATTTAGAGATTTAGCTCTTGATTGTGTATGCCCATCGCATTTACCTATATGTCAATGTGATAAAGAATCTCTTGTAAAAGTAATAACAAGAAAGCCAATACTTCCTACTAATGAAGAAGTAGAAGTAAATCCAAGGAGTAGAAGTGCTAAATTAAGGGTTGCAGAAAGAATATAA
- the ychF gene encoding redox-regulated ATPase YchF: MKLGIVGLPNVGKSTLFNAITQAGAESANYPFCTIEPNVGVVSVPDERLDKLKELYDSKKIVPTAIEFCDIAGLVRGASKGEGLGNKFLSHIREVDAIVHVVRCFEDPNVVHVDGSVDPLRDIETINLELIFSDIEILQRRIQKNTKAAKADKSIAAELEFLKEIMVTLEDGKCVRTMDFNDDQKAFVDSLNLLTSKPVIYATNVSEDDLADEAENNQYVNTVREFAATEAAEVVVVCAQIEAEISELDTEEEKKEFLETLGLEQSGLDKLIKSSYALLGLVSYLTAGPQEVRAWTIKVGTKAPAAGGKIHSDIERGFIRAETISFEDLAQVGTMSAAKEKGLVRLEGKEYIVKDGDVILFRFNV; the protein is encoded by the coding sequence ATGAAATTAGGTATAGTTGGTTTACCAAACGTAGGTAAAAGTACCCTATTCAATGCAATAACTCAAGCAGGTGCTGAATCTGCAAACTACCCTTTCTGTACAATAGAACCAAACGTTGGAGTTGTTTCTGTTCCAGATGAAAGATTAGATAAATTAAAAGAATTATATGATTCTAAAAAAATTGTTCCTACTGCTATAGAATTCTGTGATATAGCAGGTCTTGTTAGAGGAGCTTCTAAAGGTGAAGGTTTAGGAAATAAATTCTTATCTCATATAAGAGAAGTTGACGCTATAGTACATGTTGTTAGATGTTTCGAAGACCCTAACGTTGTTCACGTTGATGGTTCGGTTGATCCATTAAGAGATATAGAAACTATAAACTTAGAATTAATATTCTCTGATATCGAAATATTACAAAGAAGAATACAAAAAAATACTAAAGCTGCTAAAGCTGACAAATCAATCGCTGCTGAGCTTGAATTCTTAAAAGAAATAATGGTTACTTTAGAAGACGGTAAATGTGTTAGAACTATGGATTTTAATGATGATCAAAAAGCATTTGTTGATTCATTAAACTTACTTACTTCTAAGCCAGTAATATATGCTACTAATGTAAGTGAAGATGATTTAGCTGATGAAGCTGAAAACAATCAATACGTTAATACTGTTAGAGAATTCGCTGCTACAGAAGCTGCAGAAGTTGTTGTTGTTTGTGCTCAAATAGAAGCAGAAATATCTGAACTTGATACAGAAGAAGAAAAGAAAGAATTCTTAGAAACATTAGGCTTAGAGCAATCGGGATTAGATAAATTAATAAAATCATCTTATGCTTTACTTGGACTTGTTTCTTACCTAACAGCTGGACCTCAAGAGGTTAGAGCTTGGACTATAAAAGTTGGTACTAAAGCTCCTGCTGCTGGAGGAAAGATACACTCTGATATAGAAAGAGGATTCATAAGAGCAGAAACTATATCATTTGAGGATTTAGCTCAAGTTGGTACTATGAGTGCTGCTAAAGAAAAAGGTCTTGTTAGACTTGAAGGAAAAGAATATATAGTTAAAGATGGAGACGTTATACTATTTAGATTTAACGTTTAA
- the yfmH gene encoding EF-P 5-aminopentanol modification-associated protein YfmH → MKKIVNEILKEEIFYEKLENGLDVYFMPKPGFTKKYAILATNYGSNELEFIPIGEDKKIRVNEGIAHFLEHKMFEQPDGGNAFDKFSKWGASANAFTNFTMTAYLFSATENFYESLEHLIDYVQTPYFTDENVEKEKGIIEQEIKMYNDDPDWNVYFNCLKALYVNYPVRVDIAGTVESIYKITKEELYKCYNTFYNPGNMALFVVGDLDSDKVLNSVKKVNNDDVEKLSHEIQRFYPNEPKEVNKKEIVAQFPISMPAFNIAFKDDNVGIKGKELLRKEIVTEILVDMIFKRGSKLFEDLYMKGLINDNFGGGFSSQVDYAFTIIGGESRNPREVKKIILDYIETYKEEGLNKDDFERVKKKKIGNFLKYFDSVNFIANNFLSYNFKDINLLDYLDELKSIKFEEVDARLKSHLKEEYCVISIVEPTTK, encoded by the coding sequence ATGAAAAAAATAGTTAATGAAATATTAAAAGAAGAAATTTTTTATGAAAAATTAGAAAATGGATTAGATGTGTATTTTATGCCAAAGCCTGGCTTTACTAAAAAGTATGCAATACTAGCTACTAACTATGGATCAAATGAATTAGAATTTATCCCGATAGGTGAAGATAAAAAAATAAGAGTCAATGAAGGTATAGCTCATTTCTTAGAACATAAAATGTTTGAGCAGCCTGATGGAGGAAATGCATTTGATAAATTCTCTAAATGGGGAGCAAGCGCCAATGCATTTACAAACTTTACAATGACAGCTTATTTATTTTCTGCTACAGAGAATTTTTATGAAAGCCTAGAACATTTAATAGATTATGTACAAACTCCTTATTTTACAGATGAAAATGTTGAAAAAGAAAAAGGTATAATAGAACAAGAAATTAAAATGTACAACGACGACCCAGATTGGAATGTATACTTTAATTGCTTAAAAGCATTGTATGTTAATTATCCAGTAAGAGTCGATATAGCAGGAACTGTAGAAAGTATCTACAAAATAACAAAAGAAGAATTATATAAATGCTATAATACATTCTATAACCCGGGAAATATGGCGTTATTTGTAGTAGGTGATTTAGATTCTGATAAGGTTCTAAATTCTGTTAAAAAAGTAAATAATGATGACGTTGAGAAACTATCTCATGAAATACAAAGATTTTACCCTAACGAGCCTAAAGAAGTAAACAAAAAAGAAATAGTAGCTCAATTTCCAATATCAATGCCTGCGTTTAATATAGCATTTAAAGATGATAATGTAGGAATAAAAGGTAAAGAACTTTTAAGAAAAGAAATAGTAACTGAAATATTAGTGGATATGATTTTTAAAAGAGGTAGCAAATTATTTGAGGACTTATATATGAAAGGCCTTATAAATGACAACTTTGGAGGAGGATTCTCATCTCAGGTAGATTATGCATTTACCATAATAGGAGGAGAATCTAGGAACCCACGAGAAGTTAAAAAAATTATATTAGATTATATAGAAACATATAAAGAAGAAGGATTAAATAAGGATGATTTTGAACGAGTTAAAAAGAAAAAGATTGGAAATTTCTTAAAGTACTTTGATTCTGTTAATTTTATAGCTAATAATTTCTTATCATATAATTTTAAAGATATAAATTTATTAGATTATTTAGATGAACTTAAATCAATAAAGTTTGAAGAGGTTGATGCAAGATTAAAATCACACTTAAAAGAAGAATATTGTGTTATATCTATAGTAGAGCCAACAACAAAATAA
- a CDS encoding TrkA C-terminal domain-containing protein → MERNSSLPIYHKIALDIANKIHIGDIQEGSLLRGRSSLAGTYNVSPETIRRAMKVLEDLEVVCSVKGKGILVLSSEKALSFLNKNQNMTNISSYRSNLQQLLASKAKLENEIVDNINKIIDYSSRLSNINPLVPFEFKITNECKFIGKTAGEIKFWQHTSATIVGVKRDGNLIVSPGPYIEFKENDILLVVGDSSIHHSVPVFLYKNLDTHQD, encoded by the coding sequence ATGGAAAGAAATAGCTCATTGCCTATATATCATAAGATTGCTTTAGATATTGCTAATAAAATACATATAGGCGATATTCAGGAGGGCAGCTTGCTTCGTGGAAGGTCTTCTTTAGCTGGAACATATAATGTTTCGCCAGAAACAATACGTAGAGCTATGAAGGTGCTAGAAGATTTAGAAGTTGTCTGTAGTGTTAAAGGAAAAGGTATATTAGTTTTATCATCTGAAAAAGCATTGTCATTTTTAAATAAAAATCAAAATATGACTAATATATCTTCATATAGATCAAATTTACAACAATTGCTAGCGTCAAAGGCTAAACTAGAGAATGAAATTGTTGATAATATAAATAAAATAATAGATTATTCAAGTAGATTATCTAATATAAATCCTCTCGTTCCATTTGAATTTAAGATAACAAATGAATGTAAATTTATAGGTAAAACTGCTGGTGAGATAAAATTTTGGCAACATACTTCTGCTACTATCGTTGGAGTTAAACGTGATGGTAATTTAATAGTATCTCCAGGACCTTACATAGAATTCAAAGAAAATGATATTCTTTTAGTCGTTGGAGACAGCAGTATTCACCATTCTGTTCCTGTATTTTTATATAAAAATTTAGATACACACCAAGATTAA
- a CDS encoding stage V sporulation protein D: protein MSKKIKRVSKKRLVLVLILACALFLGLTMRTGYLQLVKGEWLSTKATDQQTREIPIEPKRGTIYDKNMKELAVSVTKYTVWCKPVEVKDKKEAAKTVSTILGKEYEDVFKLVSKKNMALVKIERWIDDDKATKIREAKIPGIWVAEDNQRYYPYGNFAPYVLGHTSSDSQGIAGIEMNYDKHLKGKSGKLIVSTDASGREIPRGMEKYYEPTQGDGLVLTIDEVIQHYSEKAAQKAYELNNAKRVTVVAMDPRTGDILSLASKPDYNPNDPRTPIYPYYEEELDKYDDKNKIKGYYQMWRNPVVSDTYEPGSTFKIITSSAGLEENVIKDGEKFTCTGGVTIAGQRLKCWRHYRPHGEQTFEQGVQNSCNPVFMEVGKRLGVKKMYDYIEAFGFMDKTGIDLPGEGKGILHNEKNVGPVELATISFGQANSLTPIQLITAISSVANDGNLMKPRVVKGYTDNKGNMTEEIPPKVVRQVISKQTSEKMMSILESVVSVGSGNKAYIPGYRIGGKTGTAQKVIDGRYASGKYICSFIGIAPTDNPQIVVLAIVDEPTGVMAFGSSTAGPIVKEVMNDSLKYLGVEPKYSEKEKKEFEKTQVEVPDVRNLPIEDAVKELEEVKLNPNLDTDINIEKGTKVVDMFPKPGVKVAEGSGIMLYFK, encoded by the coding sequence TTGAGTAAAAAGATAAAAAGAGTAAGTAAAAAAAGACTAGTACTTGTTCTTATATTGGCATGTGCTCTATTTTTGGGTTTAACTATGAGGACTGGGTATCTACAATTAGTAAAAGGTGAATGGCTAAGTACAAAAGCAACAGATCAACAGACCAGAGAAATTCCAATAGAACCAAAAAGAGGTACAATATATGATAAAAATATGAAAGAATTAGCTGTAAGTGTAACTAAATATACCGTATGGTGTAAGCCTGTAGAAGTTAAGGATAAAAAAGAAGCTGCTAAAACAGTATCTACAATTTTAGGCAAGGAATATGAAGATGTTTTTAAACTTGTAAGTAAAAAAAATATGGCTTTAGTTAAAATCGAAAGATGGATAGATGATGACAAGGCAACAAAAATAAGAGAAGCGAAAATACCAGGTATATGGGTCGCAGAAGATAATCAAAGATATTATCCATATGGAAACTTTGCTCCTTATGTATTAGGTCATACATCGTCAGATTCACAAGGTATAGCTGGTATAGAAATGAATTATGATAAACATTTAAAAGGAAAGTCAGGAAAATTAATTGTTAGTACAGATGCTTCTGGTAGGGAGATACCAAGAGGTATGGAAAAATACTATGAACCTACTCAGGGTGATGGATTAGTTCTTACTATAGATGAGGTAATTCAGCATTATTCAGAAAAAGCAGCTCAAAAAGCATATGAATTAAATAATGCAAAAAGAGTGACTGTTGTAGCTATGGATCCAAGAACTGGTGATATACTATCTCTTGCATCTAAACCAGATTATAACCCTAACGATCCAAGAACACCAATATATCCTTATTATGAAGAAGAGTTAGATAAATATGATGATAAAAATAAGATTAAAGGATACTATCAAATGTGGAGAAATCCAGTTGTAAGTGATACATACGAACCGGGATCTACATTTAAAATAATTACATCTTCTGCAGGGTTAGAAGAAAATGTAATCAAAGATGGGGAAAAATTCACTTGTACAGGTGGTGTAACAATTGCAGGTCAGAGACTTAAATGCTGGAGACATTATAGACCTCATGGGGAACAAACATTTGAACAAGGTGTTCAAAACTCATGTAACCCTGTATTTATGGAAGTTGGAAAAAGATTAGGTGTCAAAAAGATGTATGATTATATAGAAGCTTTTGGTTTTATGGATAAAACAGGAATAGATTTACCTGGAGAAGGTAAAGGTATATTACATAATGAAAAAAATGTAGGACCAGTAGAATTGGCTACTATATCTTTTGGTCAAGCCAATTCATTAACACCTATACAGTTAATAACAGCGATATCATCTGTTGCTAATGATGGAAATCTAATGAAGCCAAGAGTTGTAAAAGGTTATACTGATAATAAAGGCAATATGACAGAAGAGATACCTCCAAAGGTAGTTAGACAGGTTATATCTAAACAAACATCTGAAAAGATGATGTCAATATTAGAGTCAGTTGTAAGTGTAGGTTCAGGAAATAAAGCTTATATACCAGGATATAGAATAGGTGGTAAAACTGGTACGGCTCAAAAAGTTATAGATGGAAGATATGCTTCTGGAAAATATATATGTTCATTTATAGGAATAGCTCCTACTGATAATCCTCAAATTGTAGTTCTAGCAATTGTTGATGAGCCAACAGGAGTAATGGCATTTGGTAGTAGTACAGCAGGTCCAATAGTAAAAGAAGTTATGAATGATTCTTTAAAATATTTAGGTGTAGAACCGAAATATAGTGAAAAAGAAAAGAAAGAGTTTGAAAAAACACAGGTAGAAGTTCCTGATGTAAGAAATTTACCAATAGAAGATGCAGTAAAAGAATTAGAAGAAGTAAAATTAAATCCTAATTTAGATACAGATATAAATATAGAAAAAGGCACAAAAGTTGTTGATATGTTCCCAAAACCTGGTGTAAAAGTGGCTGAAGGTTCTGGTATAATGTTATACTTTAAATAA
- a CDS encoding BCCT family transporter yields MNNTQKINPVFIISIVLTSLVVVTGVAFPNIFENVSHKMFDIIIKNFSWVYIVGMLILVGFALFLVFSKYGSIRLGKDTDRPEFSNLSWFSMLFGAGMGIGLVFFGSVEPMKHFISPIGAQPGSSEAVTFAMQQSFIHWGIHPWAAYSVMGLALAYFQFRKDAPGLISSVFLPILGEDGVRGPIGKSIDILAVFTTVTGVATSLGMGTMQIAGGLEYVFNIKNTFTVQLIIIAITSVLYMYSATSGLDKGIKNLSNANLILATALLLGGILIGPKVSMMNNFFSGGTAYLSEFISQSLYMDATKEWVSQWRVFYWALWIAWIPFVGIFIARISKGRTIREFIIGVTIVPAIVCIIWFVVFGTLGINLGIEFSTTAASVTETALFKVFSNYQFGKILSVIAMILLCTFFISSADSATYVLGMFTSNGDLNPSNPKKILWGVIQACLAIALLLSGGLDTLQTVSIVSAFPFTIIVIVSIISIIKALREEVKISQDQYEKLYTKKDSKVINKANINLD; encoded by the coding sequence ATGAATAATACACAAAAAATTAATCCCGTGTTTATAATATCAATAGTATTGACTAGTTTAGTGGTAGTAACAGGTGTTGCTTTTCCGAATATATTTGAGAATGTATCTCATAAAATGTTTGATATAATAATCAAAAACTTTAGTTGGGTATATATAGTAGGTATGCTTATCCTTGTGGGATTTGCTTTGTTTTTAGTTTTTAGTAAATACGGAAGTATAAGATTAGGTAAAGATACTGATAGACCTGAATTTAGTAATCTTTCATGGTTTTCTATGTTATTTGGAGCTGGTATGGGAATAGGATTAGTTTTCTTTGGATCTGTAGAGCCAATGAAACATTTTATAAGTCCAATTGGAGCTCAACCTGGATCTAGTGAAGCGGTAACTTTCGCAATGCAACAATCATTCATACATTGGGGAATACATCCTTGGGCTGCATACTCTGTCATGGGATTGGCACTTGCATATTTTCAATTTAGAAAAGATGCACCAGGTCTTATAAGTAGTGTTTTTTTACCGATACTAGGAGAAGATGGGGTTAGAGGTCCTATTGGAAAGTCTATAGACATACTAGCTGTATTTACAACAGTAACGGGTGTTGCAACATCTCTAGGTATGGGAACGATGCAAATTGCTGGAGGACTAGAGTATGTATTTAATATAAAAAACACCTTTACAGTGCAACTTATAATAATAGCTATTACATCTGTATTGTATATGTATAGTGCAACAAGTGGGTTGGATAAAGGAATAAAAAATCTTTCTAATGCAAATTTAATTTTAGCTACAGCATTATTATTAGGAGGAATATTAATAGGTCCTAAAGTGAGCATGATGAATAACTTTTTTTCAGGAGGAACTGCTTATTTAAGCGAATTTATATCTCAGAGTTTATATATGGATGCTACTAAAGAATGGGTTAGCCAATGGAGGGTATTTTACTGGGCTTTATGGATAGCATGGATACCTTTCGTAGGAATATTTATAGCAAGAATATCTAAAGGGAGAACAATAAGAGAATTTATAATAGGAGTAACAATAGTTCCAGCTATAGTGTGTATAATATGGTTTGTTGTATTTGGAACGTTAGGAATAAATTTAGGTATCGAATTTTCAACAACAGCTGCATCGGTTACAGAAACAGCATTATTTAAAGTATTTTCAAATTATCAATTTGGAAAGATATTATCAGTTATAGCTATGATATTATTATGTACATTTTTTATTTCGTCGGCAGATTCAGCAACATACGTATTAGGAATGTTTACATCTAATGGAGATTTAAATCCAAGTAATCCTAAAAAGATACTTTGGGGAGTTATTCAAGCTTGTTTAGCTATTGCCCTTTTACTATCAGGAGGGCTTGACACTTTGCAAACTGTATCAATCGTATCTGCATTTCCATTTACCATAATAGTAATTGTAAGTATAATATCAATTATTAAGGCTCTTAGAGAAGAAGTGAAAATATCACAAGATCAATATGAAAAACTTTATACTAAAAAAGATAGTAAAGTTATAAATAAGGCAAACATAAATCTGGATTAA
- the lgt gene encoding prolipoprotein diacylglyceryl transferase — translation MDRVAFSVFGIDVMWYGILMATGMIVGTLLALKEAKRVGIKEDEVLDLAIIAIPIGLLSARLYYVIFNWEYYSQNISQILNFRGGGMAIHGALIGGILTGYIFTKIKKIDFLKMADAVMIGMPLAQAIGRWGNFINGEAHGGPTDLPWGIMVDGLKVHPTFLYESIWDFGIFIFLWLFRKKKQYEGQLIVFYITLYSLGRFFIEGLRTDSLMIGPLRMAQVISLAGVVGGIIAHIYLSKKSKQSTIE, via the coding sequence ATGGATAGAGTGGCATTTAGTGTATTTGGAATAGACGTAATGTGGTATGGAATTTTAATGGCTACAGGTATGATAGTTGGTACTTTATTAGCTTTAAAAGAAGCTAAAAGAGTGGGTATAAAAGAAGATGAGGTACTAGATTTAGCAATAATTGCCATACCTATAGGATTATTAAGTGCTAGACTGTATTATGTAATATTTAATTGGGAATATTATTCTCAAAACATATCTCAGATTTTAAACTTTAGGGGCGGAGGAATGGCTATACATGGAGCTCTTATTGGTGGAATATTAACAGGATATATTTTTACTAAGATAAAAAAGATAGATTTTCTAAAAATGGCAGATGCAGTTATGATAGGTATGCCTTTAGCGCAAGCTATTGGGCGATGGGGTAATTTTATAAATGGAGAAGCTCATGGCGGTCCAACTGATTTACCATGGGGTATAATGGTAGATGGATTAAAGGTTCATCCAACATTCTTATATGAATCTATATGGGATTTTGGAATATTTATATTTTTATGGTTATTTAGAAAGAAAAAACAATATGAAGGACAATTGATAGTATTTTATATTACATTGTATTCATTAGGTAGATTCTTTATAGAAGGACTACGAACTGATAGTCTTATGATAGGTCCTCTTAGAATGGCTCAAGTGATAAGTTTGGCAGGAGTAGTAGGCGGTATTATAGCTCATATATATTTGTCAAAAAAAAGTAAACAAAGTACAATAGAATAA
- the yfmF gene encoding EF-P 5-aminopentanol modification-associated protein YfmF produces the protein MKKDIKKINLGKDINLTLISAEKFKSNLVSIYIQRNLDRKEATKNALLPTIITSGCRKYPSLREISNKLDDLYGSSMYGDVSKRGEKQVITFKIISTNERYLDEKIFTDVIEFFNDVLNDTLVVDGGFNNEYLDIEKTNLKDRIQAKINDKSRYALERSFEEMCKGERFSISEIGYEEDLEKIDAKDLYKHYKNIIKTSPIDIVIEGDFNEEEVVNVISKNFSFERDEIIDIPRETFTKRIKDINIVEENMDITQGKLVMGYRTNIDYKDESLYYPLVVGSNVLGGGPHSKMFINIREKESLCYYIYSSVEKYKAILYISSGIEAQNYEKTVDLVKKQIEAIKQGEISSDEIENSKSALINSMKSLADSIGGMSDFYFAQTMGGTNTTIDKMIENINKVEVKDIVKSFEKIELDTIYFLRN, from the coding sequence ATGAAAAAGGATATAAAAAAAATAAACTTAGGCAAAGATATTAATTTAACATTAATATCAGCTGAAAAGTTCAAGTCTAACCTTGTTAGTATATATATACAAAGAAATTTAGACAGAAAAGAAGCTACTAAGAATGCATTATTGCCTACAATAATTACTAGTGGATGCAGAAAATATCCAAGTTTAAGAGAAATATCAAATAAGTTAGATGACTTATATGGATCTTCGATGTATGGAGATGTATCAAAAAGAGGAGAAAAGCAGGTAATTACATTTAAAATAATAAGCACAAATGAACGATATTTAGATGAGAAAATATTTACAGATGTAATTGAATTTTTCAATGATGTATTAAATGATACTTTAGTAGTAGACGGAGGATTTAACAACGAGTATTTAGATATAGAAAAGACAAATTTAAAAGATAGAATACAAGCCAAGATAAATGATAAAAGCAGATATGCACTTGAAAGATCTTTTGAAGAGATGTGTAAAGGTGAGAGATTTAGCATAAGTGAAATAGGATATGAAGAAGATTTAGAAAAAATAGATGCTAAAGATTTATATAAACATTATAAAAATATAATAAAAACATCTCCTATAGATATAGTAATAGAAGGTGATTTTAATGAAGAAGAAGTTGTAAATGTAATAAGTAAAAATTTCTCATTTGAAAGGGATGAAATTATAGATATACCAAGGGAAACTTTTACAAAACGAATAAAAGATATTAATATAGTTGAAGAAAATATGGATATAACTCAAGGTAAGTTAGTTATGGGTTATAGAACTAATATTGATTATAAAGATGAATCATTATATTATCCATTAGTTGTAGGTAGTAATGTTTTGGGTGGAGGACCTCACTCTAAAATGTTTATAAATATAAGAGAAAAAGAGAGCTTATGTTATTATATATATTCTTCAGTTGAAAAATATAAAGCGATATTATATATATCATCAGGAATAGAAGCTCAAAACTATGAAAAAACAGTTGATTTAGTTAAGAAGCAAATAGAAGCAATAAAACAAGGCGAAATATCATCAGATGAGATCGAAAATAGCAAAAGTGCTTTAATAAATTCCATGAAATCATTGGCTGATAGCATAGGAGGAATGTCTGATTTCTACTTTGCTCAGACTATGGGTGGTACAAATACTACTATAGATAAGATGATAGAAAATATAAATAAAGTAGAAGTTAAAGATATAGTTAAATCTTTTGAAAAAATAGAATTAGACACTATTTACTTCTTAAGAAATTAA